The Terriglobia bacterium genome includes a window with the following:
- a CDS encoding sigma-54 dependent transcriptional regulator: MPPVLLVEDRDSLRVMLRSALEAEGFSVEEAADGTRAVKALGAGRYLAVITDLKLPGADGHKVLAAAREADPNLPVIVMTAYGTIEDAVGAIKGGAFDFLPKPVDPDHLVLLLRRAAERKALLEENLLLKEEFAERLGFPRIIGESPSLVEVSRQIQKAAPTDATILIEGESGTGKELFARAIHHLSPRKDAPFVAINCAAIPETLIENELFGHEKGAYTGAATARAGRVELADRGTLFLDEIGELGQGVQAKILRVLQERTFERVGGNRTLSVNVRIVAATNRDLKRAMARGAFREDLYFRLAVVTLTVPPLRERRGDVPALAAHFLERYRRELGREGLRFSDAANEALRAHDWPGNVRELANCIERAAILTDGEKIEPRHLGLQAAVPAGDEIEDLCRAVTAEGPLDAVSARARDLAETVAIRRALGRAGGNKARAAQLLEVNYKRLLTRIRELALEDEPTS; encoded by the coding sequence ATGCCTCCCGTCCTGCTGGTCGAAGACCGCGACAGCCTCAGGGTCATGCTGCGCTCGGCGCTGGAGGCCGAGGGGTTCTCCGTCGAGGAGGCCGCCGACGGGACCCGTGCGGTCAAGGCCCTCGGCGCCGGCCGCTACCTCGCGGTCATCACCGACCTCAAGCTCCCTGGCGCCGACGGCCACAAGGTGCTCGCCGCCGCGCGGGAGGCCGATCCCAACCTCCCGGTGATCGTCATGACCGCGTATGGGACCATCGAGGACGCGGTCGGGGCCATCAAGGGCGGGGCGTTCGATTTCCTGCCCAAGCCGGTGGATCCGGACCACCTCGTCCTCCTCCTGAGGCGGGCCGCGGAGAGGAAGGCGCTCCTCGAGGAGAACCTCCTGCTCAAGGAGGAGTTCGCCGAGCGGCTCGGCTTCCCTCGGATCATCGGCGAGTCGCCGTCCCTCGTGGAGGTCTCGCGGCAGATCCAGAAAGCGGCCCCGACCGACGCGACGATCCTGATCGAGGGGGAGTCGGGGACCGGGAAGGAGCTGTTCGCCCGCGCGATCCACCACCTGAGTCCGCGGAAGGACGCGCCGTTCGTCGCGATCAACTGCGCCGCGATCCCCGAGACGTTGATCGAGAACGAGCTGTTCGGGCACGAGAAGGGGGCGTACACCGGGGCGGCCACCGCGAGAGCGGGGCGGGTGGAGCTCGCCGACCGCGGGACGCTGTTCCTCGACGAGATCGGCGAGCTGGGGCAGGGCGTCCAGGCGAAGATCCTGAGGGTGCTCCAGGAGCGGACCTTCGAGCGCGTCGGCGGGAATCGAACGCTCTCGGTCAACGTGCGAATCGTCGCGGCGACCAACCGCGACTTGAAGCGCGCGATGGCGCGAGGCGCGTTCCGGGAGGACCTCTACTTCCGCCTCGCGGTGGTCACGCTCACGGTCCCGCCGCTCCGCGAGCGTCGAGGGGACGTTCCGGCGCTCGCGGCCCACTTCCTGGAGCGGTATCGCCGGGAGCTGGGGCGCGAGGGGCTCCGGTTCTCCGACGCCGCGAACGAGGCGCTCCGCGCCCACGACTGGCCGGGGAACGTGCGAGAGCTCGCCAACTGCATCGAGCGGGCCGCCATCCTCACCGATGGCGAGAAGATCGAGCCGCGCCACCTCGGCCTCCAGGCCGCGGTTCCGGCGGGGGACGAGATCGAGGACCTGTGCCGCGCGGTGACCGCGGAGGGCCCCCTCGATGCGGTGTCGGCCAGGGCCCGCGACCTCGCCGAGACGGTCGCGATCCGGCGGGCCCTTGGCCGCGCGGGAGGCAACAAGGCTCGCGCCGCCCAGCTGCTGGAGGTCAACTACAAGCGCCTCCTGACGCGCATTCGAGAGCTGGCGCTCGAGGACGAGCCGACGTCTTGA
- a CDS encoding cyclic 2,3-diphosphoglycerate synthase, whose product MARKVLILGAAGRDFHNFNVFYRDDPAHRVVAFTATQIPDIAGRRYPSELAGRLYPSGIPIRAEDEMESLIGDLAVDDVVFSYSDVAHEAVMHLASRAVAAGANFHLLGAVATMIPSSVPVVSVCAVRTGSGKSQTTRKVAEILHAGGKRVVAVRHPMPYGDLVRQKVQRFAAYEDLDRHECTIEEREEYEPHIDRGTVVYAGVDYGAILAEAEKEADVVLWDGGNNDLPFYLPDIEIVVADPHRAGHELRYYPGEANLRRADVVVINKMSSATAEGLDVVRRSIAAVNPGATVIEADSPVTVSEPEKVKGKRVLVIEDGPTLTHGEMTYGAGVVAARQHGAAEIVDPRPYAVGKLAETFRKYPKTGPVLPAMGYGEEQTRDLEATVKATPCDLVVIGTPIDLRRIISFDKPTVRVTYDLAERGKPDLADVLAPILAR is encoded by the coding sequence ATGGCGCGCAAGGTCCTCATCCTCGGAGCTGCCGGAAGGGACTTCCACAACTTCAACGTGTTCTACCGCGACGACCCCGCCCATCGGGTGGTGGCCTTCACGGCGACGCAGATCCCCGACATCGCCGGGCGGCGCTACCCGTCGGAGCTGGCGGGCCGGCTGTACCCGTCGGGGATCCCGATCCGCGCCGAGGACGAGATGGAGTCGCTGATCGGCGATCTCGCGGTGGACGACGTGGTGTTCTCCTACTCGGACGTCGCTCACGAGGCCGTCATGCACCTGGCCTCGCGCGCGGTCGCGGCCGGCGCGAACTTCCACCTGCTGGGCGCGGTCGCCACGATGATCCCCTCCAGCGTCCCCGTCGTGTCGGTCTGCGCGGTGCGGACCGGGAGCGGCAAGAGCCAGACCACCCGGAAGGTCGCCGAGATCCTCCATGCCGGCGGCAAGCGCGTCGTCGCCGTCCGCCACCCGATGCCGTACGGCGACCTGGTCCGCCAGAAGGTGCAGCGCTTCGCGGCGTACGAGGACCTCGACCGCCACGAGTGCACCATCGAGGAGCGGGAGGAGTACGAGCCCCACATCGACCGCGGCACCGTCGTGTACGCCGGCGTCGACTACGGCGCCATCCTCGCGGAGGCCGAGAAGGAGGCCGACGTCGTGCTCTGGGACGGCGGGAACAACGATCTGCCCTTCTACCTCCCCGACATCGAGATCGTCGTCGCCGATCCGCACCGCGCGGGGCACGAGCTTCGATACTACCCGGGCGAGGCCAACCTCAGGCGGGCCGACGTCGTGGTGATCAACAAGATGTCCAGCGCGACGGCCGAGGGGCTCGACGTCGTGCGGCGGAGCATCGCCGCGGTCAATCCGGGCGCGACGGTGATCGAGGCGGACTCTCCCGTCACCGTGTCGGAGCCGGAGAAGGTCAAGGGGAAGAGGGTCCTCGTGATCGAGGACGGTCCCACGCTGACCCACGGCGAGATGACGTACGGCGCCGGGGTGGTCGCCGCGAGGCAGCACGGCGCCGCGGAGATCGTGGACCCGCGCCCCTATGCGGTGGGGAAGCTGGCCGAGACCTTCCGCAAGTACCCGAAGACGGGGCCCGTGCTTCCCGCGATGGGATACGGCGAGGAGCAAACGCGCGACCTCGAGGCGACGGTCAAGGCGACGCCCTGCGACCTCGTCGTCATCGGGACGCCGATCGACCTCCGGCGTATCATCTCGTTCGACAAGCCGACGGTCCGGGTGACCTACGATCTCGCGGAGAGGGGGAAGCCCGATCTCGCCGACGTGCTGGCCCCGATCCTGGCCCGGTGA
- the argF gene encoding ornithine carbamoyltransferase, whose protein sequence is MAGRDLISLLDWTSEEVAAVLTLAAEVKANPAHYAKALQGKTLFMYFEKPSLRTRVTFEAGMTQLGGHAIYYSSADGKIGVREGVEDVARNLERWVDGAMCRTFSHSMVEDLARLSGIPVINGLTDRLHPCQALADFMSLGEVEEELRGKRLVYVGDGNNVAHSLMETGARLGVDVTVLTPEGYGPSPEVIAACVEAAASTGATITVGTDLALVAGANAVYTDVWASMGQESEAEERRRVFLPYQVNAALMARAGGDAVFMHCLPAHRGDEVTDEVADSPQSLIFEQAENRLHAQKAVMLALMGGV, encoded by the coding sequence CTGGCCGGACGTGACCTGATCTCGCTTTTGGACTGGACCTCCGAGGAGGTCGCCGCGGTCCTGACGCTCGCCGCCGAGGTCAAGGCGAACCCGGCGCACTACGCGAAGGCCCTCCAGGGCAAGACGCTGTTCATGTACTTCGAGAAGCCTTCCCTGAGGACGCGCGTCACGTTCGAGGCGGGGATGACCCAGCTCGGGGGGCACGCGATCTACTACTCGTCGGCCGACGGGAAGATCGGCGTGAGGGAGGGGGTCGAGGACGTGGCGCGAAACCTCGAGCGCTGGGTGGACGGCGCCATGTGCCGGACCTTCAGCCACTCGATGGTGGAGGACCTGGCGCGGCTCTCGGGGATCCCGGTGATCAACGGCCTGACCGACCGCCTCCACCCCTGCCAGGCGCTGGCCGACTTCATGAGCCTGGGCGAGGTCGAGGAGGAGCTCAGGGGGAAGCGGCTCGTGTACGTCGGGGACGGGAACAACGTCGCGCACTCGCTCATGGAGACCGGGGCGCGCCTCGGAGTCGACGTCACCGTGCTGACCCCGGAGGGGTACGGACCGTCGCCGGAGGTGATTGCGGCCTGCGTCGAGGCGGCGGCGTCGACGGGGGCGACGATCACGGTCGGCACCGACCTCGCCCTCGTCGCGGGGGCGAACGCGGTCTACACCGACGTCTGGGCGTCGATGGGCCAAGAGTCGGAAGCGGAAGAGCGCCGCCGGGTCTTCCTGCCGTACCAGGTGAACGCGGCGCTGATGGCCCGCGCCGGCGGAGACGCCGTGTTCATGCACTGCCTGCCCGCGCATCGCGGCGACGAGGTCACCGACGAGGTCGCCGACTCTCCGCAGTCGCTGATCTTCGAGCAGGCGGAGAATCGCCTGCATGCCCAGAAGGCCGTGATGCTGGCGCTGATGGGCGGGGTGTAG
- a CDS encoding ubiquinone/menaquinone biosynthesis methyltransferase: MFGAIARRYDLLNRVLSLGRDVGWRRVAAAEAAGGSGGAILDLCSGTGDLAAELAGSRKDALVVCADFARPMLVRARAKLERRGLVSRCLLLEADALSLPFRDGAFAAVAVAFGVRNLADLGAGLREILRVLRPGGRLVVLEFSRPTSRALSGIYGLYLNRVLPGLGDRVSGQQGPYGYLARTIAEFPDPPEFAGVLREAGFAAAGWTPLTGGIVCVHTAIKGA; encoded by the coding sequence ATGTTCGGCGCCATCGCGCGCCGCTACGACCTCCTGAATCGCGTGCTGAGCCTCGGCCGCGACGTCGGGTGGCGCCGGGTCGCCGCGGCGGAGGCCGCCGGCGGGTCCGGCGGAGCCATCCTCGACCTCTGCTCGGGAACCGGCGACCTGGCGGCCGAGCTCGCGGGGTCCCGCAAGGACGCCCTCGTGGTGTGCGCCGACTTCGCCCGCCCCATGCTGGTCCGGGCGCGCGCGAAGCTCGAGCGGCGCGGTCTCGTCTCGCGGTGCCTGCTCCTCGAAGCGGATGCGCTCAGCCTGCCCTTCCGCGACGGCGCCTTCGCCGCGGTGGCGGTGGCGTTCGGGGTCCGAAATCTTGCGGACCTCGGGGCCGGCCTGAGGGAGATCCTGCGCGTGCTCCGGCCGGGGGGCCGGCTCGTCGTCCTGGAGTTCAGCAGGCCGACCTCGCGGGCGCTTTCCGGAATCTACGGGCTGTACCTGAACCGGGTGCTGCCCGGTCTCGGCGACCGGGTCTCCGGACAGCAGGGACCGTACGGATACCTCGCGCGCACCATCGCGGAGTTCCCCGATCCGCCGGAGTTCGCCGGAGTCCTGCGGGAAGCGGGATTCGCCGCCGCGGGCTGGACCCCCCTGACGGGCGGGATCGTGTGCGTTCACACCGCGATCAAGGGAGCCTAG
- the rplM gene encoding 50S ribosomal protein L13, whose translation MRTYVPKAAEIKRVWWVVNADGLTLGRLSTAVADRLTGKHKPSYTPFLDTGDHVVVVNAAKVRLTGRKLKDKIYRHHSGYPGGLKEIPAGKLLAKHPERLIELAVKGMLPKGPMGRQMARKLKVYPGDRHPHEAQQPQPLPIPDAARAR comes from the coding sequence ATGCGGACGTACGTGCCCAAGGCAGCGGAGATCAAGCGGGTGTGGTGGGTGGTGAATGCCGACGGCCTGACCCTCGGTCGCCTCTCCACCGCGGTCGCCGACCGGCTCACGGGGAAGCACAAGCCGTCGTACACGCCGTTCCTCGACACGGGCGACCACGTCGTGGTGGTGAACGCGGCGAAGGTCCGGCTCACGGGGCGCAAGCTGAAAGACAAGATCTACCGGCATCACTCGGGCTACCCGGGCGGCCTCAAGGAGATCCCCGCCGGGAAGCTCCTCGCGAAGCACCCCGAGCGGTTGATCGAGCTCGCCGTGAAGGGAATGCTGCCGAAAGGGCCGATGGGACGGCAGATGGCCCGGAAGCTCAAGGTGTACCCAGGGGACCGGCATCCCCACGAGGCGCAGCAGCCGCAGCCGCTCCCGATCCCCGACGCGGCGCGGGCTCGATAG
- the rpsI gene encoding 30S ribosomal protein S9 has protein sequence MLREGAIQYYGTGRRKTSAARVYLRPGSGTIRVNDKPFDDYFPNEMLKMIIRQPLVITETADKFDLHVRVGGGGYAGQAGALRHGIARALVSYNPELRGRLKEAGFLTRDPRKVERKKYGRPGARKRFQFSKR, from the coding sequence ATCTTGAGAGAGGGCGCGATTCAGTATTACGGGACCGGCCGGCGCAAGACCTCCGCGGCGAGGGTGTACCTTCGCCCCGGCTCCGGCACCATCCGGGTGAACGACAAGCCGTTCGACGATTACTTCCCGAACGAGATGCTCAAGATGATCATCCGGCAGCCGCTGGTGATCACCGAGACCGCGGACAAGTTCGACCTCCACGTGAGGGTGGGCGGCGGCGGGTACGCCGGCCAGGCCGGAGCGCTTCGCCACGGCATCGCGCGCGCCCTCGTGTCCTACAACCCGGAGCTCAGGGGCCGCCTCAAGGAGGCCGGGTTCCTGACGCGGGACCCGCGAAAGGTGGAGCGGAAGAAGTACGGCCGGCCCGGCGCCCGCAAGCGGTTCCAGTTCTCGAAGCGCTGA
- the rpsB gene encoding 30S ribosomal protein S2: MVSVTMKDLLEAGVHFGHQTRRWNPKMKEYIFGARNGIYIIDLQKTVRKLREALAFVHELAASGGTVLFVGTKRQAQEVVAEEAARCGLYHVNQRWLGGTLTNFATIRKSLTRLRELEEMAGGERVAHLTKKEAARLEKERERLDKALMGIKTMEGLPQALFVVDPQKEKIAVAEANKLGIPVIAIVDTNCDPEPIQFPIPGNDDAIRAIKLFAGKFADAILEGRGLWEAVRREREAEAEKRAAAGVQNIAERVRAREARREKLRAQAQAARGGRGRGPGPSRGPRQGGEGGSEAPVVAADEPSAAE; encoded by the coding sequence TTGGTTTCCGTGACGATGAAGGACCTCTTGGAGGCCGGCGTCCATTTCGGCCACCAGACGCGGCGCTGGAATCCGAAGATGAAGGAGTACATCTTCGGCGCGCGGAACGGCATCTACATCATCGACCTGCAGAAGACCGTGCGGAAGCTGCGCGAGGCCCTCGCCTTCGTGCACGAGCTGGCGGCCTCGGGCGGGACGGTGCTCTTCGTGGGAACCAAGCGGCAGGCGCAGGAGGTCGTCGCCGAGGAGGCGGCCCGTTGCGGCCTGTACCACGTGAACCAGCGCTGGCTCGGCGGGACGCTGACGAACTTCGCGACGATCCGCAAGAGCCTGACCCGCCTCCGCGAGCTCGAGGAGATGGCGGGCGGCGAGCGGGTGGCCCACCTGACCAAGAAGGAGGCCGCCCGTCTCGAGAAGGAGCGGGAGCGGCTCGACAAGGCCCTCATGGGCATCAAGACCATGGAAGGGTTGCCGCAGGCCCTGTTCGTCGTGGACCCGCAGAAGGAGAAGATCGCCGTCGCCGAGGCCAACAAGCTGGGAATCCCCGTGATCGCCATCGTGGACACCAACTGCGATCCCGAGCCGATCCAGTTCCCGATCCCCGGCAACGACGACGCGATCCGGGCGATCAAGCTGTTCGCCGGAAAGTTCGCCGACGCGATCCTCGAGGGGCGCGGACTCTGGGAGGCCGTGCGGCGGGAGCGCGAGGCCGAGGCGGAGAAGCGCGCGGCGGCGGGAGTGCAGAACATCGCCGAGCGCGTCCGTGCCCGCGAGGCCCGTCGCGAAAAGCTGCGGGCCCAGGCCCAAGCGGCACGAGGCGGGCGCGGCCGGGGTCCGGGCCCGTCCCGCGGCCCGAGGCAGGGCGGCGAGGGTGGCTCGGAGGCGCCCGTCGTCGCGGCGGACGAGCCCAGCGCGGCGGAGTAG
- the tsf gene encoding translation elongation factor Ts: protein MDINAAVVKQLRERTGVGMMECKSALLEAKGDVAEAEKVLRKRGVSAAAKKAGRATGEGAVASYIHTGGKIGVLLEVNCETDFAARSADFQSLVHDVAMHVAAAAPRFVRREEVDEKVVAEEREIARDQAAKSGKPAQVVEKIVEGKVEKFFAETCLLEQPFVKDQDKTVGQLITEAVSRIGENIKVRRFARFVLGENV, encoded by the coding sequence ATGGATATCAACGCGGCCGTGGTCAAGCAGCTTCGCGAGAGGACCGGCGTGGGGATGATGGAGTGCAAGAGCGCGCTCCTCGAGGCCAAGGGGGACGTGGCCGAGGCGGAGAAGGTCCTGAGGAAGCGGGGGGTCTCCGCCGCGGCGAAGAAGGCCGGCCGGGCCACCGGCGAGGGGGCCGTCGCCTCGTACATCCACACCGGCGGGAAGATCGGGGTCCTGCTGGAGGTCAACTGCGAGACGGACTTCGCCGCGCGCAGCGCCGACTTCCAATCGCTCGTGCACGACGTCGCGATGCACGTCGCCGCGGCGGCGCCCCGCTTCGTCCGCCGCGAGGAGGTCGACGAGAAGGTCGTGGCCGAGGAGCGGGAGATCGCGCGGGACCAGGCCGCGAAATCCGGCAAGCCGGCGCAGGTCGTGGAGAAGATCGTCGAGGGGAAGGTGGAGAAGTTCTTCGCGGAGACCTGCCTCCTCGAGCAGCCCTTCGTGAAGGACCAGGACAAGACCGTGGGCCAGCTGATTACGGAGGCCGTCTCGCGGATCGGCGAGAACATCAAGGTGCGGCGCTTCGCCCGGTTCGTGCTCGGGGAGAACGTCTAA
- the pyrH gene encoding UMP kinase, whose protein sequence is MAVKDQPLRYRRILLKLSGEALLGDRAHGIDANVVGRLSDEIREIHGMGVELALVVGGGNIFRGGEAASAGMDRVTADHMGMLATLMNSLALQDALEKRAVTTRVLSALEIRQVAEPFLRRRALRHLEKGRVVILAAGTGNPYFTTDSAAALRAMEVKAEVLLKATKVDGVYTRDPVKDNTAELLKRVGYLEVLDRGLKVMDSTAISLCMDNRLPIVVFNIRVPGNIRRIVLGEDIGSIVAG, encoded by the coding sequence GTGGCCGTCAAGGATCAACCGCTACGTTACCGCAGGATCCTCCTGAAGCTCTCCGGCGAAGCCCTGCTCGGAGATCGCGCGCACGGCATCGACGCCAACGTGGTCGGAAGGCTCTCCGACGAGATCCGAGAGATCCACGGAATGGGGGTCGAGCTGGCCCTCGTGGTCGGCGGCGGGAACATCTTCCGCGGAGGCGAGGCGGCGTCGGCGGGGATGGACCGCGTCACCGCCGATCACATGGGGATGCTGGCGACGCTGATGAACTCCCTCGCGCTCCAGGACGCCCTGGAGAAGCGCGCGGTCACGACCCGAGTGCTTTCCGCCCTGGAAATCCGCCAGGTGGCGGAGCCGTTCCTCAGGCGGCGGGCGCTCCGGCACCTCGAGAAGGGGCGCGTGGTGATCCTGGCCGCGGGCACCGGCAACCCCTATTTCACCACCGACAGCGCTGCGGCTCTGCGCGCGATGGAGGTCAAGGCCGAGGTCCTCCTCAAGGCCACGAAGGTGGACGGCGTCTACACGCGGGACCCGGTCAAGGACAATACGGCGGAGCTTCTGAAGCGGGTCGGGTACCTGGAGGTGCTGGATCGCGGCCTGAAGGTCATGGACAGCACGGCGATCTCGCTCTGCATGGACAACCGGCTGCCCATCGTCGTGTTCAACATCCGCGTCCCCGGCAACATCCGGCGGATCGTGCTCGGAGAGGACATCGGCTCGATCGTTGCCGGGTGA
- the frr gene encoding ribosome recycling factor, whose amino-acid sequence MAMKTILDQADKKMAATLADARHKLAAVRTGRASLALFDGVMVDYYGTSTPLNQVAKLSIPEPTLIVAQPFDPSTLGAIEKAIQSSDLGLNPANDGKLIRIPIPPLTEERRKQLVKKVHALGEDAKTAIRQIRREANEEIKRIEKAGEVSEDDGRRGLDEVQKKTDRFAADVDALCKNKEKDLMEV is encoded by the coding sequence ATGGCGATGAAGACGATCCTGGACCAGGCGGACAAGAAGATGGCGGCGACCCTGGCCGATGCCCGGCACAAGCTCGCCGCCGTCCGGACCGGACGCGCGTCGCTCGCGCTTTTCGACGGCGTGATGGTGGACTACTACGGGACGTCGACCCCGCTCAATCAGGTGGCGAAGCTCTCGATCCCCGAGCCCACCCTGATCGTCGCTCAGCCTTTCGACCCGTCGACGCTCGGCGCGATCGAGAAGGCGATCCAGTCCTCGGACCTCGGGCTCAACCCGGCCAACGACGGGAAGCTCATCCGCATCCCGATCCCGCCCCTGACCGAGGAGCGCCGGAAGCAGCTCGTGAAGAAGGTCCACGCGCTCGGCGAGGACGCGAAGACCGCGATAAGGCAGATCCGGCGCGAGGCGAACGAGGAGATCAAGAGGATCGAAAAGGCGGGGGAGGTCTCGGAGGACGACGGCCGCCGCGGCCTCGATGAGGTCCAGAAGAAGACCGACCGGTTCGCGGCCGACGTCGACGCGCTCTGCAAGAACAAGGAAAAGGACCTGATGGAGGTCTAG
- the ispD gene encoding 2-C-methyl-D-erythritol 4-phosphate cytidylyltransferase, translating into MVGVVVAAGRGVRLGGATPKQFARIGGRTLIERAVSALASRDGVSGVVVVLPADLLGVPAADDARRLRGVLAVVPGGETRAASVRLGVAAAQPCRHVLVHDAARPLVPAGVVDAVVEATLRHGAAIPVVRVRDTVKEDDGNGFSARTLDRSLLRLAQTPQGSRTDWLVDALERASRAGVEPTDEAQVLELAGRRVALVPGDPGNVKITEPADLEAARRHLEGEATSLRVGTGFDVHRFDEGRALVLGGVAFPDERGLSGHSDADVVLHAAMDAVLGAAALGDIGAHFPPGDPRYAGAPSTGLAREVARMLRESGFEVVNLDLTLLAERPRVRDRAAAMREAIAGCFGIDIGRVGLKATTLEGLGALGRGEGIACQAVALVSRGGEPP; encoded by the coding sequence ATCGTCGGGGTCGTGGTCGCGGCGGGGCGAGGGGTCCGTCTGGGCGGAGCGACCCCCAAGCAGTTCGCCAGGATCGGCGGCCGCACGCTGATCGAGCGCGCGGTGAGCGCGCTCGCGTCGCGCGACGGCGTGTCCGGCGTCGTGGTCGTCCTTCCCGCGGATCTCCTCGGCGTCCCCGCGGCCGACGACGCGCGCCGCCTTCGGGGGGTGCTCGCGGTCGTTCCCGGAGGCGAGACGCGCGCGGCCTCGGTCCGGCTCGGCGTCGCGGCCGCCCAGCCGTGCCGTCACGTCCTCGTCCACGACGCCGCGCGGCCGCTGGTTCCGGCCGGGGTGGTGGACGCGGTCGTCGAGGCCACCCTCCGTCACGGCGCGGCGATCCCCGTCGTCCGCGTAAGGGACACGGTCAAGGAGGACGACGGGAACGGCTTCTCCGCGCGAACTCTCGACCGGTCGCTCCTGCGCCTGGCCCAGACCCCACAGGGATCGCGCACCGACTGGCTCGTGGACGCGCTCGAACGCGCCTCGCGCGCGGGAGTCGAGCCGACCGACGAAGCCCAGGTGCTCGAGCTGGCGGGGCGACGCGTGGCCCTCGTTCCCGGCGACCCGGGTAACGTCAAGATCACCGAGCCCGCCGACCTCGAAGCGGCACGCCGCCATCTCGAGGGAGAGGCGACCTCGCTCAGGGTGGGGACCGGCTTCGACGTCCACCGTTTCGACGAGGGGAGGGCGCTCGTGCTCGGCGGCGTGGCGTTTCCGGACGAGCGTGGTCTCTCCGGGCACTCCGACGCCGACGTGGTGCTGCACGCCGCCATGGACGCCGTGCTCGGCGCCGCGGCGCTCGGCGACATCGGCGCCCACTTCCCTCCCGGGGATCCCCGGTACGCCGGTGCACCGAGTACGGGCCTCGCGCGGGAGGTGGCTCGGATGCTCCGCGAGAGCGGGTTCGAGGTGGTCAACCTCGACCTGACGCTGTTGGCCGAGCGACCCCGTGTCCGGGACCGGGCCGCCGCCATGCGGGAGGCCATCGCCGGCTGCTTCGGGATCGACATCGGCCGGGTCGGCCTGAAGGCGACGACTCTCGAGGGACTCGGCGCCCTCGGCCGAGGGGAGGGCATCGCTTGCCAGGCGGTGGCGCTCGTGTCCCGCGGAGGGGAGCCGCCGTGA
- a CDS encoding RNA methyltransferase, translating into MNRRPRPGSPPRTGPREIAARGRTNESEPGEVLYGVHPVLEALEAGRRTIDRILVARDSTQGLGRALRKAREEGVPVAHLPREVIARKVGRRAVHQGIVALVSAVAYADPDEICRDATGRADGLILVLDGIEDPRNLGAAVRSAAGAGASGILLGLEGTVGLTAAAAKSSAGAAERIPVAREPRLPERLLALRTAGFRVLGLDARGERAWDALDLSGRNVIVAGGEGRGLRKRLADACDHRVFVPLERGVESLNVSVAVAVVLFEAVRQRRRMKRDGTSE; encoded by the coding sequence GTGAACCGGCGACCGCGCCCCGGCTCGCCGCCGCGGACGGGGCCGAGGGAGATTGCCGCACGCGGCCGGACCAACGAATCGGAGCCGGGAGAAGTCCTGTACGGCGTCCACCCCGTTCTCGAGGCCCTCGAGGCGGGTCGGCGGACGATCGATCGGATCCTGGTGGCGCGCGACAGCACTCAAGGGCTCGGCCGCGCTCTGCGAAAGGCGAGAGAAGAGGGCGTTCCCGTCGCGCACCTCCCGCGAGAGGTCATCGCGCGCAAGGTCGGGCGGCGCGCGGTTCATCAGGGGATCGTGGCCCTGGTATCGGCGGTCGCCTACGCCGACCCTGACGAGATCTGCCGGGACGCCACCGGGCGCGCGGACGGCCTGATCCTCGTCCTCGACGGGATCGAGGATCCGAGGAATCTGGGTGCGGCGGTGCGCTCGGCTGCCGGGGCGGGGGCTTCGGGGATCCTCCTCGGGCTCGAGGGCACGGTCGGCTTGACCGCAGCGGCGGCGAAGTCGTCCGCCGGAGCGGCCGAGAGGATTCCCGTGGCTCGGGAGCCCCGGTTACCGGAGAGGCTTCTGGCGCTTCGGACGGCCGGGTTTCGCGTGCTCGGTCTCGACGCGCGGGGCGAGCGGGCATGGGACGCGCTCGATCTCTCCGGCCGCAACGTGATCGTGGCGGGGGGCGAGGGGCGCGGACTCCGGAAGCGGCTAGCGGACGCCTGCGACCATCGGGTCTTCGTCCCGCTGGAGCGCGGCGTCGAGTCGTTGAACGTGTCGGTGGCGGTGGCGGTGGTGCTTTTCGAGGCGGTCCGCCAGCGCCGCCGGATGAAGAGGGACGGCACGTCGGAGTGA